GACCATTGCCGAAAGCGGTGAACGCAAGTCACGCTGCGACCGGCTCTTGATGAGCGGGATTCGCGACCATGAACGCGAAGCGGCAAAGACCTATCGTGATGAACTTGCCGAGCATGAGACAGCCCGCGAAATCTGGGCAGGCAAGCGCAAGCGCATGCTGGGTGAAGCCGCCGGGCACGACAAGATGAAATCAACCGGGGCAGAGGCTGACTTGCGCGCTCTAGGGCCGGAACCGCAGCCGCCGCTTCTGCCGAATGTCACGGCGCAGGAACCGACATTCGAGGGGCTGCTAAGGCTCTATCAGAAAGGGCGTCCGGCGCTGGGCTTGTTCAGTGATGAGGCAGGCGGATTTATCGGCGGTCACGCCATGAACAGCGATAACCGGCTCAAGACGATTTCCGGCCTGTCGCAACTCTGGAATGGTGACACGGTCAACCGCATCCGTTCCGGCGACGGGGTGACGAACTATCCGGGGCGCAGGCTGTCCATGCACCTTATGGCCCAGCAGATAGCCGCCCGCCCGCTGCTGGCCGATCCGCAGGCATCCGGTCAGGGGTTTCTGGCGCGCTTCCTGATTACCGAACCGCCCAGCCTGATCGGCACCCGCCTGCGCAGGGGGCATGACCTGAACAGCGAATCCGCGATTGCCGCCTTCACGTCCCGGTTGGCCGCAATCATGTCGACCCCAATGCCGACCGGGGACAATCCCCAGGAACTGACGCCGATGCGGCTGCCGCTATCCTTCAAGGCCAAGGAATTGCTCTGGCGCTTTTATGAAGCTGTCGAGAAAGCGCAGGCCAAGGGCGGCGAAATGGAACATGTTCGTGCCTATGCCAGCAAGTCCGCTGAACAGGCCGCTCGCATTGCCGGGGTGCTCACCCTCTGGGCCAATCTGGACGCGCCGGAAGTCGCGCCCGAGGCGATGGGCTGGGGCATGACACTGGCAGATTTCTA
The genomic region above belongs to Paracoccus sp. SCSIO 75233 and contains:
- a CDS encoding YfjI family protein: MNMPEPIPFVSEGPQPLLREIPAGEAYPTHALGPLQAAVEAVQDISQAPVGIAAQSALSIAALAVQGFADVETLGGDAPVSLFCLTIAESGERKSRCDRLLMSGIRDHEREAAKTYRDELAEHETAREIWAGKRKRMLGEAAGHDKMKSTGAEADLRALGPEPQPPLLPNVTAQEPTFEGLLRLYQKGRPALGLFSDEAGGFIGGHAMNSDNRLKTISGLSQLWNGDTVNRIRSGDGVTNYPGRRLSMHLMAQQIAARPLLADPQASGQGFLARFLITEPPSLIGTRLRRGHDLNSESAIAAFTSRLAAIMSTPMPTGDNPQELTPMRLPLSFKAKELLWRFYEAVEKAQAKGGEMEHVRAYASKSAEQAARIAGVLTLWANLDAPEVAPEAMGWGMTLADFYLGEARRLAEAGNVSQETERAEMLRRWLLESWPHPEILPGDVVQMGPNSLRETKTAKSVLATLAQFGWLVPIPAGEVIRGAARKEAYFIVKGANHAL